The Henckelia pumila isolate YLH828 chromosome 2, ASM3356847v2, whole genome shotgun sequence genome includes a window with the following:
- the LOC140879520 gene encoding transmembrane 9 superfamily member 9-like: MELVGRMPHAIRLCVCFTFFISVARAFYLPGVAPKDFFKGDPLKVKVQKLASVKTQLPYSYYSLPYCTPKKILDSAENLGEVLRGDRIENSLYEFKMREPQMCNVICHSTLKAKDVKEFKEKIDDEYRVNMILDNLPLVMPYKRSDTDSLVYQHGFPVGVKVHYGGQKEQKYFINNHLAFTVKYHKDEETDAARIVGFEVKPFSVKHEYEGKWNDNIRLTNCDPHAKRIVTGNDSPLELEDDKEIIFTYDVEFQESEIKWASRWDTYLYMADDQIHWFSIVNSLMIVLFLSGMVAMIMLRTLYRDISKYNQLETQEEAQEETGWKLVHGDVFRPPINSDLLCVYVGTGVQCFGMILVTMIFAALGFLSPSNRGGLMTALLFLWVFMGLFAGYTSARLYKMFKGTEWKKITLKTAFLFPGMVFSVFFVLNALIWGEESSGAVPFGTMFALVLLWFCISVPLVFVGSYVGFKKPAIEDPVKTNKIPRQIPEQAWFMNPLFAILIGGILPFGAVFIELFFILTSIWLHQFYYIFGFLFLVFIILIVTCAEITIVLCYFQLCSEDYLWWWRSYLTSGSSAFYLFLYAAFYFFTKLNITKPVSGVLYFGYMLIGSYAFFVLTGTIGFYACFLFTRLIYSSVKID, encoded by the exons GGTGATCCTCTGAAGGTGAAAGTACAGAAATTGGCATCAGTGAAAACTCAACTTCCATATTCCTATTATTCTCTCCCTTATTGTACACCAAAGAAAATTCTGGACAGTGCGGAGAATCTAGGGGAAGTTCTTCGTGGGGATCGCATTGAGAACTCTCTCTATGAA TTTAAAATGCGAGAACCACAAATGTGCAATGTTATTTGTCATTCTACACTTAAAGCCAAAGATGTAAAGGAATTTAAAGAGAAGATTGATGATGAGTATCGGGTGAACAT GATATTGGATAATCTCCCTCTAGTTATGCCCTACAAAAGATCTGATACGGATTCATTGGTGTATCAGCATGGTTTCCCTGTTGGAGTAAAAGTACACTATGGTGGA CAAAAGGAGCAGAAGTACTTTATCAACAACCATTTGGCTTTCACTGTAAAGTATCACAAGGATGAAGAAACCGATGCTGCGAGAATCGTAGGATTTGAAGTCAAACCATTCAG TGTTAAGCATGAATACGAGGGTAAATGGAATGATAACATAAGATTAACAAACTGTGATCCTCATGCAAAACGCATTGTAACTGGCAATGATTCCCCTCTAGAACTTGAAGATGATAAGGAAATTATTTTTACCTATGATGTGGAGTTTCAG GAGAGTGAGATCAAATGGGCTTCTAGATGGGATACTTATCTTTATATGGCAGATGATCAAATCCATTGGTTCTCAATCGTCAACTCATTGATGATTGTTCTTTTCCTCTCGGGAATGGTAGCCATGATTATGCTGCGGACCCTCTACCGTGACATCTCCAAGTACAACCAATTGGAAACTCAGGAAGAAGCCCAAGAAGAAACTGGATGGAAATTAGTTCATGGGGATGTTTTCAGGCCTCCGATCAACTCAGATTTGCTGTGTGTTTATGTTGGCACTGGTGTTCAGTGTTTTGGGATGATTCTAGTGACGATGATCTTTGCTGCACTTGGATTCCTTTCTCCTTCAAACCGGGGGGGTTTGATGACAGCTTTGCTATTTCTTTGGGTTTTCATGGGCCTGTTTGCTGGCTACACCTCCGCTCGTCTCTACAAAATGTTCAAGGGAACGGAATGGAAGAAAATTACTCTTAAAACTGCTTTCCTGTTCCCTGGAATGGTGTTTTCCGTATTCTTTGTCTTGAATGCTCTAATTTGGGGAGAGGAATCATCCGGAGCAGTCCCATTTGGGACCATGTTTGCATTAGTCCTCTTGTGGTTTTGTATCTCTGTCCCACTTGTTTTTGTTGGTAGTTATGTAGGATTCAAGAAACCTGCTATCGAGGATCCAGTAAAAACCAACAAAATTCCAAGACAAATACCTGAGCAGGCATGGTTCATGAACCCACTCTTTGCTATATTAATAGGAGGCATACTCCCATTTGGTGCAGTATTCATCGAGCTGTTCTTCATCCTCACGTCAATCTGGTTACATCAATTTTACTACATCTTCGGGTTCCTCTTCCTGGTATTCATCATCCTTATTGTCACCTGTGCCGAGATCACTATAGTGCTTTGCTATTTCCAGCTCTGCAGCGAAGACTACTTGTGGTGGTGGAGATCGTACTTGACCTCAGGTTCATCTGCATTCTATCTCTTCCTTTATGCAGCATTCTACTTCTTCACAAAGCTCAACATCACAAAACCAGTATCAGGTGTTCTCTATTTCGGGTATATGCTCATTGGTTCATATGCATTTTTCGTGCTCACCGGTACAATTGGATTCTATGCATGCTTCTTGTTCACTAGGCTCATCTACTCATCTGTCAAGATTGACTGA